A single window of Enoplosus armatus isolate fEnoArm2 chromosome 22, fEnoArm2.hap1, whole genome shotgun sequence DNA harbors:
- the utp20 gene encoding small subunit processome component 20 homolog isoform X2, whose protein sequence is MKIKSKSSYHKSENTYRFLTFAERLANVNIDVIHRIDRTGSYAEEVETYFSEGLTKWRDLNLTEHFTTFLKEVSNKSQSFNMLVFHQKSIVESLKTHLTVKDSLAYQPLLDLVVQLARDLQTDFYPHFPEFFVLITSLLDTKDTEVLEWAFTCLSYLYKYLWRLMVKDMTNIYSLYSTLLAHKKEHIRKFAAESFSFLMRKVPDLDALLSHVFSDLQQHPDKAEGAGQLLFEMCKGVRSMFHSCASNAFPVALRKLGASTNPGVSLPWDTVRDALDHMAQAAANHVDTEHFLVLWESLQASVVEVLGVMEAKGEESDQAAEQLERLLFILHTLVSHRDGAKITKPEAVCQTVLRLIQSSSLSASCSRLLLQITSSLLLGENVALPKALIQETVQKVFSSTMGHDLILEFTKEMFTMQQFEQLFLPSLLRFAAGLFGSGDPLSRHSGLDVLASLILAKAPPPTDGSMAFETYPLLFTGQTTGVFSIKEASCATSEQPAVPELVLSLITFPEEQNQSITDLSLPWAALVLLPHLRPIAPASVVPAVTAFLNHLLCEIETEKLGKAGLFVARQALSCLLTLDGSAQLLSLLTVDKINSILRKFPSDLSALLLGDLYYTRLSLSGVSEHLSHSALLELFLILHGNLSSNISKIRLLTLRILSQFEAELPPQTEGEENVEVQPVFAVCLQAELVPASVQDYRDKLLHLRKLRHDLVQRSLPQGPPATFQQVPLRYLIAMLFVNFRPLWDAVIELLVSHARGMDNKDFWRVFHEHLEMVAGLAEKELQENNEDDEEEDSGLRDEPGCDVIESGDVGVLFLEQVKLTSNPNERTDFSNFRSLLWRSMAQFPDRVEPRSRELSPLLLRFIRNEFYPADLLVAPTQDLRKRTDTALEESSMAVEEEDEREEEEQAVEEGGRQQRKALPRRAAAKQLIAHLKVFAKFTNPRSLYLESSLSDLYNQLLCHQDQQIQRVALECVLSYKDPNIVPYKENLERLLDDKHFKEEIVHFNISEETGVVDVSHRARLIPLLMRILFGRLRSKAGSKFQGKASAATRSSIILRFLAGCQAEELGMFIDLLLEPVCHHSQGSCLAAVEKAVAETDVGAVLPLGRQHSLLNIINVVIQKLGHLIHIYLPKVLQILLCVTASVSTILDSRDQLRAGCISPLKNLRRLGILRIQDFFDGFDSYSFSPDELDAVCQAVVWPQVCRLPTESPYSPTPLLKLIHVWCKNARFFPVLAKQRPNQPECDVLLNVFALLSARNASPVTIAMVMDMAESLATTEDFVASEAETELSVNGCVFPQPKEGALVTADSITQGSRLLLPHISTLLQYLSGVVRNTDRLKKKKFRAQVAKELNILSKVSRFVSDKEQSSVLISLLLPYLQKANNPQETEIDILATVQNLLRQSVQPSAFLRPLSKLFSIIHNKLPRKALTNVFQTLSDLEPSLTYITDLATKLNAFDSRHLDEIYFDVRLTAFQGATRRVKDMTTLDLDYIGTIMHNCFHTYEIGDMSLADNATLCLSAVITQLAAVGAGEQIYKDIVQHTILDAVHKGLRSKTESVQHDYTTVLACLVKTFPTKKEFRDLVQLTDYNDLESDFFEHMKHIQIHRRGRALRKLAKQLTEGQVVMTPRSLQNYIMPYAMTALLDEKMLKHENMISASVEVVGAVCRRLTWSKYLYYLKHFVHVLQTSQAEQKLAVSLLVTVLEAFHFDHETLSREMEAAKARDAGSVTIDAADEEQPAADESDASDDEEAMEVDGNTAPSNVPMETDTTNREKDVASEDAATAGAKRPAAPKPTAVASGLPQSREELESLISAIHQTVNNSVLPRLHKCLTAKVKRDDEHKAVKSKDVKEEEVARIPIAFAMVKVMQTLPPHIMEANLPSILIKVCVLLRNRFQEIRDVARGTLVKIIETLGQRYLQYLLREMQGVLVKGYQVHVLTFTVYQLLSVLSPTLKSGDLDPCMNMLIDIFNNELFGAVAEEKEVKGIVSKLMEARHSKSMDSYELLAQFCSKESVTKFILPLKEILETSSSLKVCNRVGAVLRRLVLGLLVNGGMTSQDILLLCHGLISQSLPLLTKRDRAKASARPPPDPRLPPPSCLLLPPTPKRGGQKAPVSSRTNMHILVDAGLKLLHLSLKKSKVTSSETSALEMLDPFILLLLDCLNSMHVKVITEALVAFTWLLKFPLPAVEQNAGQLTKQLFVLLKDYSKAGAARGENYNLVQNCFKAITILVKNVKSNTISETQLQVLLGYAEEDIYDQSRQATAFGLLKAILSRKLIVPEMEQLLKKVAKLSVTGSNAMIRVHCRQIYLKYLLDYPLGRKLRGHLDFVVAQLHYEHDTGRESVLEMLAYIFQTFPQNLLLQHSGLFFAPLALVVVNDDSARCKKMAAMAIKALLAQLDSNHQNTLFSLVNTWLNAEKASLCRLGAQICGLFVEVDDEKFARRLDDLLPLLERQTNPDNFEDIEEEQEEKGADRLLFSFLTLITKLSKHCGLLELSNPHDTLCRIWGHIEAHLRHPHCWVWLTASQLFGQLFAAHQAEQLVAVWRGEAGDASPQPAATAFITSSLDKKMRELALSFCNQLQSKFLDTASGEQVIKNLLFVAKVIYLVSPESDVASPQEEVKEEEQRDNGDEEEEDAEKEKEEEEEEEEEEEDDKDDRPPSLLWLMKKLSLMAKREAAYTPKVPLKRTCVFKFLGAIAMDLGKERLGPYLTTIITPLYRELDSTYADQDPTLKNLAQELIELLKRHVGLERFSLAFSAVQKEFSQRRAARKRHRAMQAVANPDIAAKKKLKKHKNKIEAKKRKIEFLRPGYKAKKHRSHALKDLAMVQ, encoded by the exons ATGAAGATTAAATCCAAGTCTTCGTATCACAAATCTGAGAACACCTACAGG TTTCTCACTTTTGCTGAAAGACTCGCCAATGTCAACATCGATGTCATCCATCGTATTGACAGGACTGGATCTTATGCAGAG GAAGTAGAAACATACTTCTCTGAAGGCTTGACAAAATGGAGAGACCTCAACCTGACAGAGCATTTCA ctacatttttaaaagaggtTTCCAACAAGAGCCAGTCATTCAACATGCTGGTTTTCCACCAGAAGTCGATAGTGGAGAGTCTGAAAACGCACCTGACTGTGAAGGACAGTCTGGCCTATCAGCCGCTGCTGGA CCTGGTGGTGCAGCTGGCCAGAGACCTGCAGACTGACTTCTACCCCCACTTCCCTGAATTCTTTGTTCTGATCACATCGCTGCTGGACACCAAGGACACAGAGGTCCTGGAGTGGGCTTTCACTTGTCTCTCCTACCTCTACAAGTACCTGTGGAGGCTCATGGTGAAGGACATGACCAACATCTACAG TTTATACAGCACACTGTTGGCACATAAGAAAGAGCACATCCGCAAGTTTGCAGCAGAGAGCTTCTCTTTTTTGATGAGAAAG GTTCCAGATCTTGATGCCCTGCTGAGTCACGTGTTCTCAGATCTGCAGCAGCACCCCGACAAGGCAGAGGGAGCAGGTCAGCTGCTGTTCGAGATGTGCAAAGGAGTCCGAAGCATGTTTCACTCCTGCGCCTCAAAc GCTTTCCCTGTGGCTTTGCGTAAGCTCGGAGCCTCAACCAACCCAGGAGTCTCTCTGCCATGGGACACTGTCAGGGACGCTCTGGATCACATGGCCCAGGCTGCAGCCAATCACGTTGACACAGAACACTTCCTGGTTTTGTGGGAGTCCTTACAG GCCAGCGTGGTGGAGGTCCTGGGTGTCATGGAGGCGAAAGGAGAAGAGTCGGACCAGGCAGCCGAGCAGCTCGAGAGGCTGCTGTTCATTCTCCACACCCTGGTGTCCCACAGGGACGGAGCCAAGATCACCAAGCCGGAGGCTGTCTGCCAG ACAGTGTTGCGGCTGATTCAGAGCTCGTCTCTGTCAGCTTCTTGTTCCCGTCTGCTCCTCCAGatcacctcctccctgctcctggGGGAGAACGTCGCCCTGCCCAAAGCGCTCATCCAGGAGACGGTccaaaag GTGTTTAGCAGCACGATGGGGCACGATCTGATACTCGAGTTCACCAAGGAGATGTTCACCATGCAACAGTTTGAGCAG ctcttcctcccCAGCCTGTTGCGCTTCGCCGCTGGGTTGTTCGGCAGCGGCGATCCCCTGTCTCGCCACTCTGGCCTGGACGTGCTGGCCAGTCTGATCCTCGCCAAAGCCCCGCCCCCCACAGATGGCTCCATGGCCTTTGAAACCTACCCACTGCTCTTCACCGGACAGACCACAGG agtGTTTAGCATTAAGGAGGCCAGCTGTGCAACATCAGAGCAGCCTGCAGTGCCAGAGCTGGTGCTGTCACTGATCACCTTTCCTGAGGAGCAGAACCAGTCCATCACTGACCTGTCACTGCCTTGGGCCGCCCTGGTGCTCCTGCCACAcctcag gcCTATTGCTCCTGCTAGCGTTGTTCCCGCTGTGACTGCTTTCTTAAACCACCTCCTGTGTGAGATTGAGACAGAGAAACTGGGAAAAG CTGGTCTGTTTGTAGCCAGACAGGCCCTGAGCTGCCTCCTCACTCTGGACGGCTCTGCCCAGCTTCTCTCACTGCTCACTGTGGACAAGATCAACTCAATCCTACG GAAGTTTCCCTCAGACCTGTCTGCCCTGCTGCTGGGAGACCTGTACTACACCCGCTTGTCACTCAGCGGGGTTTCAGAGCACCTATCCCACAGTGCACTGCTGGAGCTCTTCCTGATACTGCACGGCAACCTCTCCTCCAACATCTCCAAG ATCCGCCTGCTGACTCTGAGGATTCTCTCTCAATTTGAGGCTGAGCTCCCTCCGCAGACCGAG GGAGAGGAGAATGTGGAGGTGCAGCCGGTGTTCGCAGTTTGCCTGCAGGCTGAGCTGGTGCCGGCCTCAGTGCAGGACTACAGAGACAAGCTGCTTCACCTCCGCAAGCTGAGACACGACCTGGTGCAGCGCAGTCTGCCGCAGGGGCCACCTGCCACCTTCCAGCAG gTGCCTCTGCGTTACCTCATCGCGATGCTGTTCGTCAATTTCAGGCCACTGTGGGACGCAGTCATCGAGCTTCTTGT GAGCCATGCCAGAGGGATGGACAACAAGGACTTCTGGAGGGTCTTCCACGAACATCTGGAGATGGTGGCAGGGCTGGCTG AAAAAGAACTGCAGGAGAATAACGAGGACGACGAAGAGGAAGACTCAGGTCTCCGGGACGAGCCGGGCTGTGACGTCATCGAAAGCGGGGACGTAGGGGTGTTGTTCCTAGAGCAGGTGAAGTTGACCTCCAACCCCAACGAGAGGACGGACTTCTCAAACTTCCGCAGCCTGCTTTGGCGCTCCATGGCCCAGTTTCCCGACAGAGTGGAACCACGCAGCCGGGAACTGAGCCCTCTGCTGCTCAGGTTCATCAG GAATGAGTTTTACCCCGccgacctgctggtggcacctACTCAGGACTTGAGGAAGAGGACCGACACTGCCCTAGAGGAGTCTAGTATGGCtgtagaggaagaggatgagagagaggaagaggagcaggcggtggaggagggaggcagacaaCAGAGGAAGGCTCTTCCAAGGAGAGCTGCTGCCAA ACAGCTGATTGCCCATCTGAAGGTATTCGCCAAATTCACCAACCCTCGCTCTCTCTACCTGGAGAGCAGCCTCAGTGATCTCTATAACCAG ttgCTCTGCCATCAGGACCAGCAGATTCAGCGAGTGGCACTGGAATGTGTTCTCTCATACAAAGACCCCAACATAGTACCATACAA ggaGAATCTTGAGAGGCTTCTGGATGACAAACACTTCAAAGAGGAGATTGtccatttcaacatttctgagGAGACTGGAGTGGTTGATGTTTCACACAGAGCCAGACTCATCCCACTGCTCATgag GATCCTGTTTGGCCGCCTGCGCAGTAAAGCAGGCAGTAAGTTTCAGGGGAAGGCGAGCGCCGCCACCCGGTCCTCCATCATTCTGCGTTTCCTGGCAGGTTGCCAGGCTGAGGAGCTGGGAATGTTCATCGACCTGCTGTTGGAGCCCGTCTGCCATCACAGCCAAG GCTCTTGCCTGGCAGCGGTGGAGAAAGCAGTAGCTGAGACAGACGTGGGCGCCGTCCTGCCGCTGGGCCGCCAGCACAGCCTGCTGAACATCATCAATGTGGTGATCCAGAAACTGGGCCACCTCATCCACATCTACCTGCCCAAGGTGCTGCAGATCCTGCTGTGTGTCACCGCTTCTGTGTCCACCATCCTGGATAGCAGGGACCAG CTCCGTGCAGGCTGCATCAGTCCTCTGAAGAACCTGAGGCGACTCGGAATCCTGAGGATCCAGGACTTCTTTGACGGCTTCGACTCCTACAGCTTCAGTCCAGATGAGCTGGACGCTGTCTGTCAGGCTGTGGTCTGGCCTCAG GTGTGTCGTCTCCCCACAGAGAGCCCTTACTCCCCCACCCCTCTGCTGAAACTCATCCACGTGTGGTGCAAAAATGCCAG gtTCTTCCCCGTCTTGGCCAAGCAGAGGCCAAACCAGCCGGAGTGTGATGTCCTCCTTAACGTCTTCGCCCTACTCTCAGCCAGGAACGCTTCCCCAGTGACCATTGCCATGGTAATGGACATGGCTGAGTCCCTAGCAACCACTGAAGACTTTGTTGCCTCAGAGGCTGAGACCGAGCTGAGTGTCAACGGCTGTGTCTTCCCGCAGCCTAAAGAGGGCGCTCTCGTCACTGCAG ACTCTATAACTCAGGGCTccagactgctgctgcctcaCATATCCACCCTGCTGCAGTACCTCAGCGGAGTCGTACGCAACACCGACAGactcaagaagaagaagttcagGGCACAGGTGGCCAAAGAGCTCAACATCCTCTCCaa GGTCAGTCGATTTGTGAGCGACAAGGAGCAGAGCTCGGTGCTCATCAGCCTGTTGCTGCCCTACCTCCAGAAAGCCAACAACCCTCAA GAGACAGAAATCGACATCCTGGCCACAGTGCAGAACCTGCTGCGACAAAGTGTGCAGCCCTCCGCCTTCCTGCGGCCGCTCAGCAAGCTCTTCTCCATCATCCACAACAAGCTGCCCAGGAAGGCCCTCACTAATGTCTTCCAG ACTCTGTCAGATCTGGAGCCTTCGCTCACATACATCACTGATTTAGCAACAAAG CTTAACGCATTTGACAGCCGACACTTGGATGAGATCTACTTTGACGTGCGTCTGACGGCTTTCCAAGGCGCCACCAGGCGGGTCAAAGACATGACGACTCTGGACCTGGACTACATCGGCACCATCATGCACAACTGCTTCCACACCTATGAG ATTGGTGACATGTCGCTGGCAGACAACGCCaccttgtgtctgtctgcagtgatCACCCAGCTGGCAGCGGTCGGAGCCGGAGAACAGATCTACAAGGACATTGTGCAACACACCATCCTGGATGCTGTCCACAAGGGGCTTCGCAGCAAGACAGAG AGTGTGCAGCATGACTACACCACCGTACTGGCCTGCCTGGTGAAGACCTTTCCCACCAAGAAAGAGTTCAGAGACCTGGTACAGCTCACAGACTACAATGACCTCGAGTCTGACTTCTTTGAGCACATGAAGCACATCCAG aTCCACCGTCGGGGTCGTGCCCTGAGGAAGTTGGCCAAGCAGCTGACCGAGGGCCAGGTGGTGATGACGCCTCGCTCTCTCCAGAATTACATTATGCCGTATGCCATGACCGCGCTGCTAGATGAAAAGATGCTCAAG CATGAGAACATGATATCGGCGTCGGTGGAGGTGGTGGGCGCAGTGTGTCGCAGGCTGACCTGGTCCAAGTACCTCTACTACCTGAAACACTTCGTTCACGTCCTGCAGACGTCGCAGGCTGAGCAGAAACTGGCTGTCAG TTTGCTGGTCACAGTCCTGGAGGCTTTTCATTTTGACCATGAGACCCTCAGCAGAGAAATGGAGGCCGCCAAGGCCAGAGATG CTGGGAGTGTCACGATCGACGCAGCTGATGAGGAGCAACCTGCAGCCGACGAATCAGACGcaagtgatgatgaggaggcaATGGAGGTAGACGGTAACACTGCACCATCCAATGTTCCCATGGAAACGGACACCACCAACAGAGAAAAGGATGTCGCCTCTGAGGATGCAGCCACTGCTGGAGCCAAGAGGCCAGCGGCTCCTAAACCCACCGCAGTGGCCAGCGGGCTGccgcagagcagagaggagctggagtCTCTGATCAGCGCCATCCACCAGACCGTTAATAACAGCGTGCTGCCTCGCCTGCACAAGTGTCTCACTGCAAAG GTAAAGCGTGATGACGAGCACAAGGCAGTGAAGTCAAAGgatgtgaaggaggaggaggtggcgaGGATACCGATAGCCTTCGCCATGGTCAAAGTGATGCAGACTCTGCCTCCACACATCATGGAGGCCAACCTGCCTAG TATCCTGATCAAGGTGTGTGTGCTACTGAGGAACCGTTTCCAGGAGATCCGCGACGTGGCGAGAGGAACTCTGGTGAAGATCATCGAGACTTTAGGCCAAAGGTACCTGCAGTACCTGCTCAGAGAGATGCAGGGGGTCCTCGTCAAGGGCTACCAG GTCCACGTGCTGACATTCACAGTATACCAGTTGCTGTCGGTCCTCAGTCCAACCCTGAAGAGTGGTGACCTGGACCCATGCATGAACATGCTTATCGAT ATCTTCAACAACGAGCTGTTCGGGGCTGTGgctgaggagaaggaggtgaaggggATCGTCTCCAAACTGATGGAGGCTCGACACAGCAAGAGCATGGACTCCTACGAGCTGCTGGCCCAGTTTTGTAGCAAGGAGAGCGTCACCAAGTTCATATTGCCACtgaaggag ATCCTGGAGACTTCATCCAGTCTGAAGGTGTGTAACAGGGTGGGTGCTGTGCTGCGGCGGCTGGTCCTGGGTCTGCTGGTCAACGGGGGCATGACTTCCCAGGATATCTTACTGCTGTGCCACGGACTGATCAGCCAGAGTCTGCCGCTGCTCACCAAGAGAGaccg AGCGAAAGCCTCAGCTCGGCCTCCCCCGGACCCCAGACTGCCCCCTCCCAGCTGCCTGCTCCTGCCTCCGACTCCAAAGAGAGGGGGTCAGAAGGCTCCGGTCAGCAGTCGAACCAACATGCACATCCTGGTGGACGCTGGCCTCAAG CTGCTCCATTTGAGCCTGAAGAAATCCAAAGTGACGTCGTCTGAGACCTCAGCTCTGGAGATGCTGGATCCTTTCATACTGCTGTTGCTCGACTGCCTCAACTCCATGCACGTCAAG gTGATCACAGAGGCTCTGGTGGCGTTCACTTGGCTGTTGAAGTTCCCTCTGCCGGCAGTGGAGCAGAACGCCGGCCAGCTGACCAAGCAgctctttgtcctgctgaagGATTACTCCAAGGCCGGAGCCGCCCGCGGGGAGAACTATAACCTGGTCCAGAACTGCTTCAAG GCCATCACCATACTGGTGAAGAATGTCAAAAGCAACACGATCTCAGAGACACAActgcaggtgctgctgggaTACGCGGAGGAGGACATCTACGACCAGTCTCGCCAGGCTACCGCCTTCGGCCTGCTGAAG GCGATTCTGTCCAGGAAGCTCATTGTTCCAGAGATGGAGCAGTTGTTGAAAAAAGTGGCCAAGCTGTCTGTCACCGGCAGCAACGCCATGATCAGAGTCCACTGTCGACAG atcTATCTAAAATACCTGCTGGACTACCCGCTGGGGAGGAAGCTGAGAGGGCACCTGGACTTTGTGGTGGCTCAGCTGCACTACGAGCACGACACAGGCAGGGAGTCTGTGCTGGAGATGCTGGCCTACATCTTCCAGACTTTCCCTCAG AACCTGCTGTTGCAGCACAGCGGCTTGTTCTTCGCCCCGCTGGCCCTGGTGGTGGTCAACGATGACTCGGCACGCTGTAAGAAAATGGCCGCCATGGCCATCAAGGCCCTGCTGGCCCAGCTGGACTCGAACCACCAGAACACCCTGTTCTCCCTCGTCAACACCTGGCTGAATGCAGAAAAG GCCAGCCTGTGCCGTCTCGGGGCTCAGATCTGTGGTCTGTTTGTGGAGGTGGATGACGAGAAGTTTGCCCGTCGCCTGGACgacctgctgcctctgctggagagacagacaaacccTGACAACTTCGAAGAT ATcgaagaggagcaggaggagaaaggagcAGACAGGCTGCTGTTCAGTTTTCTGACTCTCATCACCAAACTGAGCAAACACTGCGGCCTGCTGGAGCTCAGCAATCCTCACGACACACTCTGTCGTATCTGGG GTCACATTGAAGCCCACCTACGGCACCCTCACTGCTGGGTGTGGCTGACTGCCTCGCAGCTCTTTGGTCAGCTGTTTGCGGCCCATCAGGCGGAGCAGCTGGTTGCtgtgtggagaggagaggcggGGGATGCTTCACCTCAGCCGGCAGCCACAGCCTTCATCACCAGCAGCCTGGACAAGAAG ATGAGAGAGCTGGCGTTGTCTTTCTGCAATCAGCTACAGTCCAAGTTCCTCGACACGGCCTCGGGAGAGCAG GTGATCAAGAACCTGCTGTTTGTCGCCAAGGTGATCTACCTCGTTTCCCCCGAGTCTGACGTCGCTTCTCctcaggaggaagtgaaagaggaggagcagagggacaacggagatgaagaggaggaagatgcagagaaagaaaaggaagaagaagaggaggaggaagaagaggaggaagatgacaaAGACGACCGGCCTCCGTCCCTGCTGTGGTTGATGAAGAAGCTGTCGCTGATGGCCAAGAGAGAGGCAGCGTACACTCCCAAAGTTCCCCTGAAG AGAACATGTGTGTTTAAGTTCCTGGGAGCGATAGCCATGGACCTGGGGAAGGAACGGCTCGGCCCCTATCTGACCACAATCATCACTCCTCTGTACAGGGAGCTGGACAGCACCTATGCAGACCAAG